One window of the Klebsiella oxytoca genome contains the following:
- the thiG gene encoding thiazole synthase, with translation MLRIADKTFESHLFTGTGKFAAPDVMVEAIRASGSQLVTLAMKRVDLRQHNDAILAPLLAAGVSLLPNTSGAKTAEEAVFAARLAREALGTHWLKLEIHPDARWLLPDPIETLKAAEILVREDFVVLPYCGADPVLCKRLEEAGCAAVMPLGAPIGSNQGLETKAMLEIIIEQATVPVVVDAGIGVPSHAAQALEMGADAVLVNTAIAVADDPVAMARAFRLAIDAGLLARQAGPGARSAQAQATSPLTDFLEAQV, from the coding sequence ATGTTACGCATTGCGGATAAAACGTTTGAATCACATCTTTTCACCGGCACTGGTAAATTCGCCGCCCCCGACGTTATGGTGGAGGCTATTCGCGCTTCCGGCAGTCAGCTGGTAACGCTGGCGATGAAGCGCGTCGATCTCCGTCAGCATAATGACGCTATCCTCGCGCCGCTGCTGGCGGCTGGCGTTAGCCTGCTGCCAAATACATCCGGCGCCAAAACGGCGGAAGAGGCGGTATTTGCCGCCCGTCTGGCGCGGGAGGCGCTGGGCACCCATTGGCTGAAACTGGAAATCCATCCCGACGCCCGCTGGCTGCTACCTGACCCAATCGAAACGCTGAAAGCGGCCGAAATTCTGGTTCGGGAGGATTTCGTGGTGCTGCCCTACTGCGGCGCCGATCCTGTACTGTGCAAACGCCTGGAAGAAGCGGGCTGCGCGGCGGTGATGCCGCTCGGCGCGCCTATCGGTTCCAATCAGGGGCTGGAAACCAAAGCGATGCTGGAGATTATTATCGAGCAGGCCACGGTGCCGGTGGTCGTGGATGCCGGTATCGGCGTGCCGAGCCACGCGGCGCAGGCGCTGGAAATGGGCGCTGACGCGGTTCTGGTGAATACCGCCATCGCCGTTGCCGACGACCCGGTAGCCATGGCCCGGGCTTTCCGGCTGGCGATTGATGCCGGATTACTGGCGCGACAGGCCGGGCCGGGCGCGCGCAGCGCCCAGGCGCAGGCCACCAGCCCGCTGACCGACTTTCTGGAGGCGCAGGTATGA
- the thiS gene encoding sulfur carrier protein ThiS, whose translation MQVWLNDEPLQCAEATSVADLLTQLEQQQPGVALALNQHILPRERWEAHLLQEGDQILLFQVIAGG comes from the coding sequence ATGCAGGTATGGCTTAACGATGAACCGTTGCAGTGCGCCGAAGCGACTTCCGTCGCCGACCTGCTCACGCAGCTGGAACAGCAGCAGCCGGGCGTCGCGCTGGCGCTCAATCAACACATCCTGCCGCGCGAACGGTGGGAAGCTCATCTCTTGCAGGAAGGCGACCAGATCCTGCTTTTTCAGGTTATCGCTGGAGGCTGA
- a CDS encoding HesA/MoeB/ThiF family protein translates to MNDSDFMRYSRQLLLEDIAIEGQQKLLASRVLIVGLGGLGSPAALYLAGAGVGTLTLADDDDVHVSNLQRQILFTSDDIAQPKTTAARARLARLNPQIELIALKQRLSGKNLLDEVTKADVVLDCTDNMVTRQAINAACVALETPLITASAVGLGGQLMVLTPPWEQGCYRCLWPDASEPERNCRTAGIIGPVVGMMGTLQALEAIKLLSGMATPRNTLRLFDARTSSWRTLALQRAQGCPVCGGQHAGMA, encoded by the coding sequence ATGAATGACAGCGATTTTATGCGCTATAGCCGCCAGCTGCTGCTGGAGGATATCGCCATTGAAGGCCAGCAAAAGCTGCTGGCCAGCCGGGTGTTGATCGTTGGTCTCGGCGGGCTGGGTTCCCCTGCTGCGCTCTATCTGGCCGGAGCCGGGGTCGGCACGCTGACGCTGGCCGACGACGACGACGTGCACGTCAGCAATCTGCAGCGGCAAATTCTGTTCACCAGCGATGATATCGCTCAGCCCAAAACCACCGCCGCCAGAGCGAGGCTGGCTCGCCTCAACCCGCAGATTGAACTGATTGCGCTGAAACAACGCTTAAGCGGAAAAAACCTGCTGGATGAAGTAACGAAGGCCGATGTGGTACTGGATTGCACCGATAACATGGTGACCCGGCAGGCGATCAACGCCGCCTGCGTCGCGCTTGAAACGCCGCTTATTACCGCCAGCGCCGTCGGACTGGGAGGCCAGCTGATGGTGCTGACGCCGCCGTGGGAACAGGGCTGCTACCGCTGTCTGTGGCCAGACGCGAGTGAACCAGAACGCAACTGCCGTACGGCGGGCATTATCGGCCCGGTGGTCGGGATGATGGGTACCCTTCAGGCGCTGGAAGCGATCAAACTGCTTAGCGGTATGGCAACGCCGCGTAACACGCTGCGCCTGTTCGATGCCCGTACCAGCAGCTGGCGCACGCTCGCGCTCCAGCGGGCTCAGGGCTGTCCGGTATGCGGAGGGCAGCATGCAGGTATGGCTTAA
- the thiE gene encoding thiamine phosphate synthase — MYQPDFPPVPFRLGLYPVVDSVTWIERLLAAGVRTIQLRIKDKRDSEVEEDVAAAIALGRKYDARLFINDYWRLAIKHQAYGVHLGQEDLETTDLSAIRNAGLRLGVSTHDDMEIDIALAARPSYIALGHVFPTQTKQMPSAPQGLEQLAQHIQRLGDYPTVAIGGISLERAPAVLATGVGSIAVVSAITQATDWRQATAQLLGIAGAGDE; from the coding sequence ATGTATCAACCCGATTTTCCACCCGTCCCATTCCGTTTAGGACTCTATCCGGTCGTCGATAGCGTAACGTGGATCGAACGCTTGCTGGCTGCGGGCGTTCGCACCATCCAGCTGCGCATTAAGGATAAACGCGATAGTGAAGTCGAAGAGGATGTGGCCGCCGCTATCGCCCTGGGACGCAAATATGATGCGCGACTGTTTATCAATGATTACTGGCGGCTGGCTATTAAACATCAGGCTTACGGCGTGCATTTAGGCCAGGAAGATCTGGAAACCACTGACCTTAGCGCCATCCGTAACGCCGGGCTGCGCCTTGGTGTTTCCACTCACGACGATATGGAAATTGATATCGCGCTGGCGGCTCGTCCTTCTTACATCGCTCTCGGCCACGTTTTTCCGACGCAAACCAAGCAGATGCCTTCCGCTCCCCAGGGGCTGGAACAGCTGGCGCAGCATATTCAGCGCCTGGGCGATTATCCCACCGTGGCGATTGGCGGAATCAGCCTTGAGCGCGCTCCGGCGGTTCTGGCAACCGGCGTCGGCAGTATTGCGGTAGTCAGCGCCATTACTCAGGCTACCGACTGGCGGCAGGCCACGGCACAGTTGCTCGGGATAGCGGGAGCGGGTGATGAATGA
- the thiC gene encoding phosphomethylpyrimidine synthase ThiC — protein MSTTKLTRREQREHAQRFIDTLEGTAFPNSQRIYIHGSQEDIRVPMREIQLSPTLIGGSKDNPQHEANEAIPVYDTSGPYGDPHIAINVQQGLTKLRLPWIEARRDCEELSDRSSAYTKQRLTDEGLNELRFTGLLTPRRAIAGKCVTQLHYARQGIVTPEMEFIAIRENMGRERIRGKVLRQQHPGVGFGARLPENITPEFVRAEVAAGRAIIPANINHPESEPMIIGRNFLVKVNANIGNSAVTSSIEEEVEKLVWATRWGADTVMDLSTGRYIHETREWILRNSPVPIGTVPIYQALEKVNGIAEDLTWESFRDTLLEQAEQGVDYFTIHAGVLLRYVPMTARRLTGIVSRGGSIMAKWCLSHHKENFLYQHFREICEICAAYDVSLSLGDGLRPGSIQDANDEAQFAELHTLGELTKIAWEYDVQVMIEGPGHVPMQMIQRNMTEELEHCHEAPFYTLGPLTTDIAPGYDHFTSGIGAAMIGWFGCAMLCYVTPKEHLGLPNKEDVKQGLITYKIAAHAADLAKGHPGAQIRDNAMSKARFEFRWEDQFNLALDPFTARAYHDETLPQESGKVAHFCSMCGPKFCSMKISQEVRNYAAVQTIEVGMADMADNFRARGSEIYLRKEEA, from the coding sequence ATGTCTACAACAAAACTCACGCGTCGAGAGCAACGTGAACACGCTCAGCGCTTTATCGACACGCTGGAAGGTACCGCGTTTCCCAATTCACAGCGCATCTATATCCATGGTTCGCAAGAAGATATTCGCGTACCGATGCGCGAAATTCAGCTGAGCCCGACGCTTATCGGCGGCAGCAAAGATAATCCTCAGCACGAAGCTAACGAGGCCATTCCTGTCTATGACACGTCCGGCCCGTACGGCGACCCGCATATCGCGATTAACGTTCAGCAGGGCCTGACAAAACTACGCCTGCCGTGGATTGAGGCGCGTCGCGACTGCGAAGAGCTCAGCGATCGCAGTTCGGCGTATACCAAACAGCGGCTGACGGATGAGGGCCTCAACGAGCTGCGCTTTACCGGCCTGTTAACGCCCAGACGCGCTATCGCCGGTAAATGCGTGACTCAACTGCACTACGCCCGTCAGGGAATTGTCACGCCGGAGATGGAATTCATCGCTATTCGCGAGAATATGGGCCGCGAGCGTATTCGTGGCAAAGTGCTGCGCCAGCAGCATCCGGGCGTCGGCTTTGGCGCACGACTGCCGGAAAATATCACCCCGGAATTTGTACGCGCTGAAGTCGCCGCCGGGCGCGCGATTATTCCGGCCAATATTAATCATCCGGAATCTGAGCCGATGATTATTGGCCGCAACTTCCTGGTGAAGGTTAACGCCAATATCGGCAACTCGGCGGTCACCTCGTCGATTGAGGAAGAGGTCGAGAAACTGGTGTGGGCGACGCGCTGGGGAGCGGATACGGTAATGGACCTTTCTACCGGCCGCTATATTCACGAGACCCGCGAGTGGATCCTGCGCAATAGTCCGGTACCGATCGGCACCGTGCCGATCTACCAGGCGTTAGAAAAGGTCAACGGGATCGCCGAAGATCTCACCTGGGAATCCTTCCGCGACACGCTGCTGGAACAGGCTGAACAAGGGGTCGACTACTTCACCATTCACGCCGGCGTGCTGCTGCGCTATGTGCCGATGACCGCCCGGCGCCTGACAGGTATTGTATCCCGCGGCGGTTCCATCATGGCGAAATGGTGCTTGTCCCATCATAAAGAGAACTTTCTCTATCAACATTTTCGTGAGATCTGCGAAATCTGCGCCGCCTATGACGTTTCGCTCTCATTAGGTGATGGCCTGCGTCCCGGCTCGATTCAGGATGCCAACGACGAAGCGCAGTTTGCCGAACTGCATACGCTGGGCGAGCTAACCAAAATCGCCTGGGAGTATGACGTGCAGGTGATGATCGAAGGCCCGGGCCATGTGCCGATGCAGATGATTCAGCGCAATATGACCGAAGAGCTGGAGCACTGCCACGAAGCGCCTTTCTATACCTTAGGTCCGCTAACTACCGATATTGCACCGGGGTACGACCATTTCACCTCGGGTATTGGCGCAGCCATGATCGGCTGGTTCGGCTGTGCGATGCTCTGCTACGTGACGCCGAAAGAGCACCTCGGCCTGCCGAATAAAGAAGACGTTAAGCAGGGCCTGATTACTTACAAAATTGCCGCCCACGCTGCCGACCTCGCCAAAGGTCATCCCGGCGCGCAGATCCGCGATAACGCCATGTCGAAAGCACGCTTCGAGTTCCGCTGGGAAGACCAGTTTAACCTGGCGCTCGATCCGTTCACCGCTCGCGCTTACCACGACGAAACCCTGCCGCAGGAGTCCGGCAAAGTGGCCCACTTCTGCTCCATGTGCGGCCCCAAATTTTGCTCAATGAAGATAAGCCAGGAAGTTCGCAACTACGCCGCCGTGCAGACCATCGAAGTGGGGATGGCCGATATGGCGGATAACTTTCGCGCCCGCGGCAGTGAAATCTATCTACGTAAGGAGGAAGCCTGA
- the rsd gene encoding sigma D regulator, whose product MLNQLENLTERVGGSNKLVDRWLQVRKHLLVAYYNLVGLKPGKESFMRLNEKALDDFCQSLVDYLSSGHFSIYERFIGELEGDTPLLAATKIYPQLQANTQQIMDYYDSCLENAIDHDNYLEFQQALSDIGEALEARFALEDKLIALAVAHSRKDSISDNIAPTA is encoded by the coding sequence ATGTTAAACCAGCTGGAAAACCTGACGGAACGTGTTGGAGGCAGCAATAAACTGGTCGATCGCTGGCTACAAGTACGTAAGCATTTGCTCGTGGCTTACTACAACCTGGTTGGCCTGAAGCCCGGCAAAGAATCATTTATGCGGCTTAATGAGAAAGCGCTGGATGATTTTTGTCAAAGCCTGGTGGACTACCTTTCCTCCGGCCATTTTAGTATTTATGAACGCTTTATCGGCGAATTGGAAGGCGATACGCCACTTTTAGCCGCGACTAAGATTTATCCACAGCTGCAGGCTAATACCCAGCAGATTATGGATTATTACGACTCCTGCCTCGAAAACGCCATCGATCACGATAACTACCTTGAGTTCCAGCAGGCGCTGTCAGATATCGGTGAAGCGCTGGAAGCGCGCTTTGCGCTGGAAGACAAACTGATCGCCCTCGCCGTAGCCCATAGTCGCAAAGATAGCATCAGCGACAATATCGCGCCGACCGCTTGA
- the nudC gene encoding NAD(+) diphosphatase, which yields MDRIIEKLDRGWWIVSHEQKLWLPGGELPYGEAVNFNLAGQPGLRIGEWQGEPVWLVRQDRRHDMGSLRQVLDQDAGLFQLAGRGIQLAEFYRSHKFCGYCGHPMHPSKTEWAMLCSHCRERYYPQIAPCIIVAIRRDDTILLAQHTRHRNGVHTVLAGFVEVGETLEQTVAREVMEESGIKVKNLRYVTSQPWPFPQSLMTAFMAEYDSGEIVIDKKELLEAGWYRYDDLPLLPPPGTVARRLIEDTVAMCRAEYE from the coding sequence ATGGATCGTATTATTGAAAAATTAGATCGCGGCTGGTGGATTGTCAGCCACGAACAGAAATTATGGTTACCTGGTGGGGAATTACCATATGGCGAAGCGGTAAATTTTAATCTTGCGGGACAACCCGGGCTGCGGATAGGGGAATGGCAGGGCGAACCGGTATGGCTGGTGCGTCAGGATCGTCGGCATGACATGGGATCGCTGCGCCAGGTGCTCGATCAGGATGCTGGTCTTTTCCAACTGGCGGGTCGAGGGATCCAGCTGGCGGAATTCTACCGTTCGCATAAATTCTGCGGCTACTGCGGGCATCCGATGCATCCCAGTAAAACCGAGTGGGCGATGCTGTGCAGCCATTGCCGCGAACGCTACTACCCGCAAATCGCACCGTGCATTATCGTCGCCATCCGCCGGGATGACACCATTCTGCTGGCGCAGCATACGCGCCATCGTAACGGCGTGCACACGGTGCTGGCCGGGTTTGTCGAGGTCGGAGAGACCCTGGAGCAGACCGTGGCCCGCGAGGTGATGGAGGAGAGCGGTATTAAGGTGAAAAACCTGCGCTACGTGACCTCCCAGCCCTGGCCGTTCCCGCAATCGCTGATGACCGCGTTTATGGCCGAGTACGATAGCGGCGAGATTGTCATCGACAAGAAAGAGCTGCTGGAGGCGGGATGGTATCGCTATGACGATCTGCCGCTTCTGCCGCCGCCGGGCACCGTGGCGCGCCGGCTGATTGAAGATACCGTGGCGATGTGTCGGGCAGAGTATGAGTGA
- the hemE gene encoding uroporphyrinogen decarboxylase yields MTELKNDRYLRALLRQPVDVTPVWMMRQAGRYLPEYKATRAQAGDFMSLCKNAELACEVTLQPLRRYKLDAAILFSDILTIPDAMGLGLYFEAGEGPRFTSPITCKADVDKLPIPDPEGELGYVMNAVRTIRRELKGEVPLIGFSGSPWTLATYMVEGGSSKAFTVIKKMMYAEPQALHALLDKLAKSVTLYLNAQIRAGAQSVMIFDTWGGVLTGRDYQQFSLYYMHKIVDGLLRENDGRRVPVTLFTKGGGQWLEAMAETGCDALGLDWTTDIADARRRVGHKVALQGNMDPSMLYAPPARIEEEVATILAGFGQGEGHVFNLGHGIHQDVDPEHAGVFVEAVHRLSAQYHR; encoded by the coding sequence ATGACCGAACTGAAGAACGATCGCTATCTGCGCGCGCTGCTACGCCAGCCGGTTGATGTCACCCCGGTGTGGATGATGCGCCAGGCGGGCCGCTATTTACCGGAGTACAAAGCCACCCGTGCGCAAGCGGGGGACTTTATGTCGCTGTGTAAAAACGCTGAGCTGGCCTGTGAAGTGACGCTGCAGCCGCTGCGCCGCTATAAGCTCGACGCGGCCATTCTCTTCTCGGACATTCTCACTATCCCGGATGCCATGGGGCTGGGGCTCTATTTCGAAGCCGGAGAAGGTCCGCGTTTTACCTCGCCGATTACCTGTAAAGCGGATGTTGATAAATTACCGATCCCCGATCCGGAAGGTGAGCTTGGCTATGTGATGAACGCCGTGCGCACCATTCGCCGCGAACTGAAAGGCGAAGTGCCGCTGATCGGTTTTTCCGGTAGTCCATGGACGCTGGCGACCTATATGGTTGAAGGTGGAAGTAGCAAAGCGTTTACGGTGATCAAAAAAATGATGTATGCCGAGCCGCAGGCCCTGCATGCGCTGCTCGACAAGCTGGCGAAAAGCGTCACGCTGTATCTGAATGCGCAGATCAGAGCGGGCGCGCAGTCGGTGATGATTTTTGATACCTGGGGCGGCGTGCTGACCGGCCGGGATTATCAGCAGTTCTCGCTCTATTACATGCATAAAATCGTCGATGGTCTGCTGCGCGAAAACGATGGGCGCCGCGTGCCTGTGACACTGTTTACCAAAGGCGGCGGACAGTGGCTGGAAGCGATGGCGGAAACCGGCTGCGATGCGCTGGGCCTCGACTGGACCACCGATATCGCCGACGCCCGTCGCCGGGTCGGTCATAAAGTTGCCCTGCAGGGAAATATGGACCCCTCAATGCTGTATGCCCCTCCGGCGCGTATCGAAGAAGAAGTGGCGACGATTCTCGCCGGATTTGGTCAGGGTGAAGGGCATGTCTTTAATCTCGGACACGGAATTCATCAGGATGTCGACCCGGAACACGCGGGCGTATTTGTGGAGGCGGTGCACCGGCTGTCGGCGCAATACCACCGTTAA
- the nfi gene encoding deoxyribonuclease V (cleaves DNA at apurinic or apyrimidinic sites), protein MDLAALRTQQLSLAASVERGDRFEQDPPTLIGGADVGFEQEGEVTRAAMVLLSYPSLELVEYQIARVATTMPYIPGFLSFRETPALLAAWEQLSQKPNLLFVDGHGISHPRRLGVASHFGLLVDVPTIGVAKKRLCGKFEHLGDEPGALAPLLDKGDQLAWVLRSKTRCNPLFVSTGHRVGLDSALMWVERCLKGYRLPEPTRWADAVASRRPAFVRWQANQD, encoded by the coding sequence ATGGATTTGGCAGCGCTACGCACCCAGCAGCTCAGCCTGGCGGCATCGGTAGAACGAGGCGATCGGTTCGAACAAGACCCACCAACGCTGATTGGCGGGGCGGATGTCGGATTTGAACAAGAGGGAGAGGTGACCCGGGCGGCGATGGTCCTGCTGAGCTATCCCTCTCTGGAGCTGGTGGAATATCAGATTGCGCGCGTCGCGACTACGATGCCCTATATTCCTGGTTTTCTCTCTTTTCGAGAAACTCCTGCGCTGCTGGCAGCGTGGGAGCAGCTTTCGCAAAAACCAAATCTCTTATTCGTTGATGGCCACGGGATTTCTCACCCGCGCCGCCTCGGTGTCGCCAGCCATTTTGGCCTGTTAGTGGATGTTCCTACTATCGGCGTAGCGAAAAAACGTCTGTGCGGTAAGTTTGAGCACCTGGGAGATGAGCCCGGCGCGCTGGCGCCATTGTTGGATAAAGGCGATCAGCTGGCGTGGGTCTTGCGCAGCAAAACGCGCTGTAATCCGCTGTTCGTCAGCACGGGACATCGCGTTGGTCTTGATAGCGCGTTGATGTGGGTGGAACGCTGCCTGAAAGGCTATCGTCTCCCTGAGCCGACGCGCTGGGCTGATGCGGTGGCATCCCGCCGTCCGGCATTTGTGCGTTGGCAAGCAAATCAGGACTGA
- a CDS encoding YjaG family protein yields MLQNPIHLRLEKLDSWQHVTFMACLCERMYPNYAMFCQQTEFADGQLYRRILDLIWETLTVKDAKVNFDSQLEKLEEAIPAADDYDLYGVYPAIDACVALSELIHSRLSGETLEHAIEVSKSSITTVAMLEMTQAGREMTDEELKENPAIEQEWDIQWEIFRLLADCEERDIELIKGLRADLREAGESNIGINFQQ; encoded by the coding sequence ATGTTACAAAACCCGATTCACCTGCGTCTGGAGAAGCTGGATAGCTGGCAGCACGTGACTTTTATGGCCTGCCTGTGCGAGCGGATGTATCCCAACTACGCTATGTTCTGCCAGCAAACGGAGTTTGCCGATGGCCAGCTCTATCGCCGTATCCTCGATCTAATCTGGGAAACGCTGACGGTAAAAGACGCGAAGGTGAATTTCGACAGCCAGCTGGAAAAGCTGGAAGAGGCGATTCCGGCCGCAGATGATTACGATCTGTACGGCGTTTATCCGGCGATCGATGCCTGCGTTGCATTGAGTGAACTGATTCATTCACGGCTGAGCGGCGAAACCCTCGAACATGCCATCGAAGTCAGCAAGAGCTCGATCACTACCGTCGCAATGCTGGAAATGACTCAGGCTGGTCGCGAAATGACCGATGAAGAGCTCAAAGAAAACCCGGCTATTGAGCAAGAATGGGATATCCAGTGGGAGATTTTCCGTCTTCTGGCCGACTGTGAAGAACGCGATATTGAACTGATCAAAGGGCTGCGTGCAGACCTCCGCGAGGCCGGCGAAAGCAATATTGGTATAAATTTTCAGCAATGA
- the hupA gene encoding nucleoid-associated protein HU-alpha, translated as MNKTQLIDVIADKADLSKAQAKAALESTLAAITESLKEGDAVQLVGFGTFKVNHRAERTGRNPQTGKEIKIAAANVPAFVSGKALKDAVK; from the coding sequence ATGAACAAGACTCAACTGATTGATGTAATTGCGGACAAAGCTGACCTGTCCAAAGCGCAGGCAAAAGCTGCTCTGGAATCTACCCTGGCTGCAATTACCGAGTCTCTGAAAGAAGGTGATGCTGTTCAACTGGTTGGTTTCGGTACCTTCAAAGTGAACCACCGCGCTGAGCGTACTGGCCGCAACCCGCAGACCGGTAAAGAAATCAAAATCGCCGCAGCTAACGTGCCGGCATTTGTTTCTGGTAAGGCTCTGAAAGACGCAGTTAAGTAA
- a CDS encoding DUF1481 domain-containing protein — translation MYSFIEGACRPLLSIWRRKLALVGVLLLTACSHNSSLPPFTASGYADNQGAMRIWRKDSDGEVHLLAAFSPWRHGNTSTSEYRWQDDQLALIELNVYGKPPEHIRARFDAQGELSFMQREVDGQKQQLSSDQVALYRYRAEQIRQTSDALRQGRVTLRQGRWHANKTVTTCEGQTVKPDLDTSALAHIERRQRHSSVEVSVAWLEAPEGSQLLLVANEDFCTWQPTEKSF, via the coding sequence GTGTACAGTTTTATTGAAGGGGCTTGTCGGCCCCTTTTGTCTATCTGGCGCCGCAAGCTGGCGCTGGTGGGCGTATTGCTGCTCACTGCCTGCAGCCATAACTCTTCTCTCCCGCCGTTTACCGCCAGCGGATATGCGGATAACCAGGGAGCGATGCGTATCTGGCGCAAAGATTCCGACGGTGAGGTGCATCTTCTTGCCGCCTTCAGTCCATGGCGTCACGGTAATACCTCGACCAGCGAGTACCGCTGGCAGGATGATCAGCTCGCGCTGATTGAACTCAACGTCTACGGCAAACCTCCGGAACATATTCGCGCCCGCTTTGATGCTCAGGGTGAGCTCAGCTTTATGCAGCGCGAAGTTGATGGCCAGAAGCAGCAGCTTTCCAGCGATCAGGTCGCGTTATATCGCTATCGGGCGGAACAGATACGCCAGACCAGCGATGCCCTGCGTCAGGGACGCGTTACGCTGCGTCAGGGGCGCTGGCATGCCAACAAGACGGTAACGACCTGCGAAGGTCAGACCGTGAAGCCTGACCTCGACACGTCGGCGCTCGCGCATATTGAACGCCGCCAGCGTCACTCATCCGTTGAGGTGAGCGTAGCGTGGCTGGAAGCGCCGGAAGGCTCTCAACTGCTGCTGGTGGCAAACGAAGACTTCTGTACCTGGCAGCCGACTGAAAAAAGCTTCTGA
- the zraP gene encoding zinc resistance sensor/chaperone ZraP: MRRNKKLPLTLITLAALTFGSSSAWARHHWNNGNAMSPQGYSQLTADQQATAQKLHNDFYEQTRALRQQLISKRYEYNALLTADRPDSAKIESVAGEMEVLGQKLAQQRVKFDLALADAGIPRGEGMGRGGCGGGHMGMNHW, from the coding sequence ATGAGACGGAACAAAAAACTTCCCCTAACGCTGATTACCCTCGCCGCCCTGACTTTCGGCAGTAGCTCAGCCTGGGCAAGGCACCACTGGAATAACGGTAACGCTATGAGCCCCCAGGGCTATAGCCAGCTCACGGCCGACCAGCAGGCCACTGCCCAGAAGCTGCATAATGATTTCTATGAACAAACCCGCGCTTTGCGTCAGCAGCTCATATCAAAACGCTACGAATATAATGCGCTGTTAACCGCGGATAGGCCTGACAGCGCAAAAATCGAATCCGTCGCCGGGGAAATGGAAGTTCTCGGTCAGAAGCTGGCCCAGCAGCGGGTTAAATTTGATCTCGCGTTAGCTGACGCAGGTATTCCTCGTGGCGAGGGTATGGGACGTGGGGGCTGCGGTGGCGGTCATATGGGAATGAACCACTGGTAA